In [Leptolyngbya] sp. PCC 7376, a genomic segment contains:
- a CDS encoding DUF72 domain-containing protein: MSEFRIGCAVWSYRGWLGTFFPVGSSSQDFLRLYGDRLRTVEGNTTFYAVPSEITVSRWRVKTPKDFRFCLKFPRTVTHQGLLVPQLKIAKEFLERVKPLGDRLGCVFAQLPPSYSPAQFTDLQTFFHELANFGVQFGLETRHLHWFQEPHNTNLINWLTTENITKVLLDTRSIYNCPDNPQANSKRRKPNVPLYPVSTSNQVIIRFISHPTYSYSEPYLDMWVKQLKQWLDEDKQIYFFVHCPIEDYSPAIAKKFQHKLEAAQLQIPPLPWQKLPAEPQQLNLF, from the coding sequence ATGTCTGAGTTTCGGATCGGCTGTGCTGTTTGGTCGTATCGAGGTTGGTTGGGGACTTTCTTTCCGGTAGGGAGTTCATCACAAGATTTTTTACGTTTATACGGTGATCGCCTGAGAACTGTAGAAGGAAATACAACATTTTATGCAGTGCCTTCAGAGATAACAGTGAGTCGTTGGCGCGTTAAAACGCCTAAGGATTTTCGGTTTTGTCTTAAGTTTCCACGGACAGTGACCCACCAAGGATTGCTCGTGCCGCAGCTTAAGATTGCTAAAGAGTTTTTAGAGCGAGTCAAGCCTTTAGGCGATCGCCTGGGATGCGTATTTGCCCAATTGCCACCAAGTTATTCTCCAGCGCAATTTACAGATCTTCAAACTTTTTTTCATGAATTAGCAAATTTTGGCGTGCAATTCGGCTTAGAGACCAGACATCTTCATTGGTTTCAGGAGCCTCACAACACCAACCTCATTAACTGGCTTACCACCGAAAACATCACCAAAGTGCTCCTAGACACCAGATCGATCTATAACTGTCCCGATAATCCCCAAGCCAACTCAAAACGTCGCAAACCAAACGTTCCTTTATATCCAGTCAGTACTAGTAACCAAGTCATTATTCGCTTCATCAGTCACCCAACATATAGTTATAGTGAGCCTTATTTAGATATGTGGGTTAAGCAATTAAAACAATGGCTAGACGAAGATAAGCAAATTTATTTTTTTGTTCATTGCCCTATCGAAGACTATTCCCCGGCGATCGCCAAAAAATTCCAGCACAAACTCGAAGCAGCTCAATTACAGATCCCACCATTACCTTGGCAAAAGCTACCCGCAGAGCCACAACAACTTAACCTTTTCTAA
- a CDS encoding allophycocyanin subunit alpha apoprotein, translated as MSIVTKSIVNADAEARYLSPGELDRIKSFVTSGESRLRIAETLTGSRERIIKSAGDALFQKRPDVVSPGGNAYGEEMTATCLRDLDYYLRLITYGVVAGDVTPIEEIGLIGVREMYKSLGTSIDAVAQGVSEMKAVATGMMSGDDAAEAGIYFDYVIGAMQ; from the coding sequence ATGAGTATCGTCACGAAATCTATCGTGAACGCCGACGCTGAAGCTCGTTACCTCAGTCCCGGTGAACTCGATCGCATCAAATCTTTTGTTACTTCTGGTGAAAGCCGTCTCCGCATTGCAGAGACCCTAACCGGTTCTCGTGAGCGCATCATTAAGTCTGCTGGCGATGCACTTTTCCAGAAGCGTCCTGACGTTGTTTCTCCCGGCGGTAACGCATATGGCGAAGAAATGACTGCAACTTGTCTTCGTGATCTCGACTATTACCTCCGCCTCATCACCTACGGTGTTGTTGCTGGTGATGTTACTCCTATCGAAGAGATTGGTCTCATTGGTGTTCGCGAGATGTACAAGTCTCTCGGTACTTCTATTGACGCAGTTGCTCAAGGCGTGAGCGAGATGAAGGCTGTCGCAACAGGCATGATGTCTGGTGATGATGCAGCTGAAGCTGGCATTTACTTTGACTACGTCATCGGAGCAATGCAGTAA
- the apcB gene encoding allophycocyanin subunit beta, translating into MQDAITSVINSADVQGKYLDGAAMEKLKSYFVTGSLRVRAGSVISANASAIVKEAIAKSLLYSDVTRPGGNMYTTRRYAACIRDMDYFLRYATYAMLAGDPSILDERVLNGLKETYNSLGVPVGSLIQAVQAMKEVTAGLVGADAGREMGVYFDYICSGLS; encoded by the coding sequence ATGCAAGACGCAATTACTTCTGTAATCAACTCTGCTGACGTCCAAGGTAAGTATCTTGATGGCGCAGCAATGGAAAAGCTCAAGTCCTACTTCGTCACTGGTTCTCTCCGTGTTCGCGCAGGTAGCGTAATCAGTGCAAATGCTTCCGCGATTGTTAAAGAGGCGATCGCAAAGTCCCTTCTTTACTCTGATGTAACTCGTCCTGGTGGCAACATGTACACCACGCGTCGTTACGCAGCATGCATCCGCGACATGGATTACTTCCTCCGCTATGCTACTTATGCAATGCTCGCAGGCGATCCATCCATCCTTGATGAGCGCGTTCTCAATGGTTTGAAAGAGACTTACAACTCTCTTGGTGTACCTGTGGGTTCTCTCATCCAGGCTGTCCAAGCAATGAAAGAAGTCACTGCTGGTCTCGTCGGCGCTGATGCAGGTCGCGAAATGGGCGTTTACTTCGACTACATCTGCTCTGGCTTAAGCTAA
- a CDS encoding phycobilisome linker polypeptide — protein MRMFKITACVPSQTRIRTQRELQNTYFTKLVPYDNWFREQQRIMKMGGKIMKVELATGKPGANTGLA, from the coding sequence ATGCGGATGTTTAAAATCACGGCTTGTGTTCCAAGTCAAACCCGAATTCGGACTCAGCGCGAGTTACAAAATACCTATTTCACAAAGCTTGTTCCCTACGACAACTGGTTTCGTGAGCAACAGCGCATTATGAAAATGGGTGGCAAAATCATGAAGGTTGAGCTCGCAACTGGTAAGCCTGGTGCAAATACTGGACTCGCTTAA
- a CDS encoding O-antigen ligase family protein, giving the protein MPSAKSPAPLLAYVTAFFYILFSLYPDSHSLMAAWSWVFVWQIGLFCPLIWFLVQLWDNRCLYLLGNGFDQILLVILFSIGISTLGAEFPHQARWYAWASLGFFATLYPVSRWLNSSTGRYRVFLGQGYLSLAFVAVSLALWLSQTFLPEISRLQDLGLAGSQLKLDLSVLTLRNWAPLGHQNYVAGYLILCLPMLLGLAILHRDWRRWLWLTGVAIGGVDLYTTSSRGGWLGLAIASIVAFLFAWNFSQIRKFWLASAAAITSGLLIIFVLLNDRLYSLVMPILQGKGFGELDYRWVNAQVGWHMGLSDPLTGVGLGNVPLLYQQYRPIEAGRLSEIIYQLHSTPVQLWAELGIWGIGLFVGSLLFLGWILWRIRHKIVSLPRQDRILLGSIYMGLVGYWALSLTDYQLDNVCISGILVILIAILAAITRDGEPQTSIPAILFMAKPFGKVRLIALGLLGLYGAIALWLLPIHIAWEKSSRGFAALDQEAPNYEKFVAELKEAHQLAPWEPYYAHQLAWNLGELGLQTSDVEARGQYMDEAIQWFKTSNKLSPASEFGHTNLAWLYMARQQPEAATEEFLASARLLPAKRGVFYGLGLSLLEQGDLDSAIKAIALEVLRDPQFITSPIWRAGGLVQLYPAVVAEVMNYYNLLLEQYPDDPLLHQCRGAIAWWIGDQELAELDLSSYGSKAALNLLVNDDAITPKPDKNGAIALLREAWENPDQRLELVEQAWFKAGRSEEILANIQQDFVISMSQATSFEQWLRAYAPEWQYRRLRSGFNVISRHIDGVNPSDFWTVTENVAIATWFNGVFPSIVYQPTFDRQIQPLREELWQSITSNN; this is encoded by the coding sequence ATGCCCTCCGCGAAATCTCCAGCTCCTTTACTCGCTTACGTTACGGCGTTTTTCTATATTCTTTTTAGTCTTTATCCCGATAGTCATAGCCTAATGGCAGCATGGTCGTGGGTGTTTGTCTGGCAAATTGGTCTATTTTGCCCCTTGATTTGGTTTCTGGTGCAGCTTTGGGATAATCGCTGTCTATACCTGTTGGGTAATGGTTTCGACCAAATACTTTTAGTCATCCTTTTTAGTATCGGAATCTCGACGCTGGGTGCAGAATTCCCACACCAGGCACGTTGGTATGCTTGGGCAAGTCTGGGTTTTTTCGCGACCTTGTATCCAGTAAGCCGATGGCTGAATAGTTCGACTGGGCGATATCGGGTGTTTTTGGGGCAAGGATATTTAAGTTTGGCATTTGTTGCGGTGAGTTTGGCTTTGTGGCTTAGCCAAACATTTTTGCCGGAAATTTCGCGGTTACAGGATTTAGGATTGGCAGGGTCGCAGCTAAAGCTCGATTTATCTGTCTTGACCCTCCGGAATTGGGCTCCCTTGGGTCATCAAAATTATGTGGCTGGCTATTTAATTCTTTGTTTACCGATGCTCTTGGGATTGGCGATTTTACATCGAGATTGGCGGCGATGGCTGTGGCTGACAGGAGTTGCAATTGGTGGTGTGGATCTTTATACAACGAGTTCTCGTGGTGGTTGGCTCGGACTGGCGATCGCCTCAATAGTCGCTTTTCTCTTTGCCTGGAACTTTAGTCAAATTCGCAAATTTTGGTTAGCTTCTGCAGCGGCGATTACGTCAGGATTACTGATTATTTTTGTATTGCTGAATGACCGTCTTTATAGTTTGGTAATGCCCATTTTGCAGGGCAAAGGATTTGGAGAATTGGATTACCGCTGGGTTAATGCGCAGGTAGGCTGGCATATGGGGTTAAGTGATCCGTTGACAGGTGTTGGCCTTGGGAATGTCCCCCTGCTTTATCAGCAATACCGTCCTATTGAGGCTGGCCGTTTATCCGAAATTATTTATCAGCTGCACAGTACTCCGGTGCAACTTTGGGCAGAGCTAGGTATTTGGGGGATTGGTCTATTTGTTGGCAGTTTATTGTTTTTAGGCTGGATACTTTGGCGAATACGGCACAAGATTGTTTCTTTGCCTCGCCAGGATCGGATTTTGCTCGGCAGTATTTATATGGGTTTGGTTGGTTATTGGGCGCTCAGTCTAACGGATTATCAACTGGATAATGTTTGTATCAGCGGCATTCTTGTCATCCTGATTGCGATTTTGGCGGCGATCACCCGTGACGGTGAACCTCAAACTTCGATTCCAGCAATACTCTTCATGGCAAAACCTTTTGGCAAGGTGAGGTTGATCGCCTTAGGATTGTTGGGATTATATGGGGCGATCGCCCTGTGGCTATTGCCAATTCATATTGCCTGGGAAAAATCGAGTCGAGGTTTTGCTGCTCTTGATCAAGAAGCACCGAATTACGAAAAATTTGTCGCAGAACTCAAAGAAGCCCATCAGCTTGCTCCTTGGGAACCCTATTATGCTCATCAACTTGCTTGGAACCTCGGCGAATTAGGTTTGCAGACAAGTGATGTAGAAGCTCGTGGTCAATATATGGATGAGGCAATTCAATGGTTTAAGACCAGCAATAAATTGTCTCCTGCCAGTGAATTTGGACATACTAACTTAGCTTGGCTATACATGGCTCGTCAACAACCAGAGGCGGCAACAGAGGAATTTTTAGCATCAGCTCGTCTGTTGCCAGCCAAGCGGGGTGTGTTTTATGGTTTAGGCCTAAGTTTGCTGGAACAAGGTGATTTAGACTCCGCTATCAAGGCGATCGCCTTAGAGGTGCTTCGTGATCCACAATTTATTACCAGTCCTATTTGGCGAGCAGGTGGTCTAGTCCAGCTCTATCCTGCCGTTGTTGCCGAAGTGATGAATTACTATAATCTGCTGCTCGAGCAATATCCTGATGATCCATTACTTCATCAATGCCGAGGAGCGATCGCCTGGTGGATTGGAGATCAAGAATTAGCGGAGCTTGACCTTTCCAGTTACGGATCGAAGGCTGCTTTAAATCTCTTGGTAAATGATGATGCGATTACACCGAAACCAGATAAAAATGGTGCAATTGCCTTGTTACGTGAAGCATGGGAAAACCCTGATCAACGTTTAGAACTTGTTGAACAGGCTTGGTTTAAAGCTGGGCGGTCCGAAGAAATACTCGCGAATATCCAACAAGATTTTGTTATTTCCATGTCCCAAGCCACAAGCTTTGAACAATGGTTACGTGCCTATGCACCTGAATGGCAATATCGTCGTCTTCGTAGTGGCTTTAATGTTATCAGTCGTCATATTGATGGCGTTAATCCCAGTGATTTCTGGACTGTGACCGAAAATGTGGCGATCGCCACTTGGTTTAATGGTGTATTTCCATCAATTGTTTATCAACCAACGTTTGATCGTCAAATCCAACCGCTACGCGAAGAACTTTGGCAATCTATTACATCCAATAACTAA